Proteins encoded by one window of Lathyrus oleraceus cultivar Zhongwan6 chromosome 1, CAAS_Psat_ZW6_1.0, whole genome shotgun sequence:
- the LOC127115213 gene encoding uncharacterized mitochondrial protein AtMg00810-like codes for MVTWKRRFTWRNLSGDDFEGIKALKQYLFQNFQTEDLGPLRYFLRIKVAQSKSGIVISQRKYALDILEETCLTDCKLVNTPMDPNVKLLPNKGEPYTDPGRYLRLVGKLDYLTLTRPDISFSISVVSQFLNSPCDNHCEAIIRILKYTKGSLGKWLIFCDRDNTDIIGYSDVDWVEDASDRRSTSDYCVFIGGNLISWKSKKQRIVARSSTEAEYRSMAHATCELLWLKHLLQELHFYEVGPMELVCDKQSTLHLSFNPIFHERTKSL; via the exons ATGGTGACTTGGAAAAGGAGATTTACATGGAGAAACCTCTCAG GTGATGATTTTGAGGGTATCAAGGCTCTAAAACAATACTTATTTCAGAATTTTCAGACTGAGGATTTGGGTCCTCTTCGTTACTTTCTAAGAATTAAGGTAGCTCAATCAAAGTCTGGTATTGTTATCTCTCAAAGGAAGTATGCTCTtgatattttggaagaaacatGTCTTACAGACTGCAAACTAGTTAACACTCCTATGGATCCTAATGTAAAGCTTCTCCCTAATAAAGGGGAGCCATATACTGATCCGGGAAGATATCTAAGACTTGTAGGAAAGTTGGATTATCTTACCTTGACTAGACCTGATATATCTTTTTCGATCAGTGTAGTAAGCCAGTTCTTAAATTCTCCTTGTGACAACCATTGTGAAGCAATTATTCGAATCCTTAAGTATACCAAAGGATCACTTGGAAAATGGCTTATTTTTTGTGATAGAGACAACACTGATATCATTGGATATTCAGATGTTGATTGGGTAGAAGATGCAAGTGATAGACGATCTACATCGGATTATTGCGTTTTTATTGGGGGGAATTTGATCTCATGGAAAAGCAAAAAGCAAAGGATCGTTGCTCGATCAAGTACAGAAGCTGAGTATCGATCCATGGCCCATGCTACATGTGAGCTCTTGTGGTTAAAACACTTACTACAGGAACTTCACTTTTATGAAGTCGGCCCTATGGAGCTTGTCTGTGACAAACAATCAACTTTGCACCTCTCCTTCAATCCAATTTTTCATGAAAGGACAAAAAGTTTATAG